The following proteins are encoded in a genomic region of Clostridium kluyveri:
- a CDS encoding DUF3231 family protein, with protein MGSTAKTPLVSSEISAIWNSYIGESLVAHIIEYFSSRVDDNEIGYILQHILSLSNRRIKILTNLFNQEKLPLPEAFTDSDVDVNAPRLFTDILYLQYAAYEARASVRSYSVILSRVTRSDIREYFSKCIEESTDVYNRTAELGLSKGIFIKAPQVEVSKKVQYIKSKSFILDMLGKKRDLLTDEITDIVSITNDTVIRKALIIGFGQVCKNKEVFDYISRVITLANKQNDGLNSFLIDEGIPIGSSSDSYVTDSTISPFSDKLMLNKILIMYRLKISSIGIALANIMRSDLKATYRKYLDESMEHSKDGMDIMINNGWLEQPPQAINHENLAKL; from the coding sequence ATGGGAAGCACCGCAAAAACGCCATTAGTTTCATCAGAAATATCAGCTATTTGGAACTCTTATATAGGTGAGAGTCTAGTTGCACATATAATTGAATATTTTTCTAGCAGAGTAGATGACAATGAAATCGGTTATATTTTACAACATATCTTGAGCTTATCTAATAGGCGTATCAAAATATTAACTAATTTATTTAACCAAGAAAAACTCCCTTTACCAGAAGCTTTTACAGATAGCGATGTTGATGTAAATGCTCCACGGTTATTTACTGACATTCTCTATCTGCAGTATGCAGCATATGAGGCAAGAGCATCAGTACGTAGTTATAGTGTAATTTTAAGTCGTGTAACACGTTCTGATATTAGAGAGTACTTTTCAAAATGCATTGAAGAAAGTACCGATGTTTATAACAGAACGGCAGAACTGGGCTTGTCAAAGGGTATTTTTATTAAAGCACCTCAGGTAGAAGTATCTAAAAAAGTTCAATATATAAAAAGTAAAAGTTTTATTTTAGATATGCTTGGGAAAAAGAGAGATTTACTTACAGATGAAATAACAGACATTGTTTCTATTACGAATGATACGGTGATAAGAAAGGCTTTAATAATTGGTTTTGGTCAAGTATGTAAAAATAAAGAGGTCTTTGATTATATATCAAGAGTTATAACTCTTGCAAATAAACAAAATGATGGACTTAATTCATTCTTAATAGATGAAGGTATTCCAATTGGAAGTTCTTCAGATTCATATGTAACTGATTCAACAATTTCACCATTTTCAGATAAACTTATGTTAAATAAAATTCTTATAATGTATAGGTTAAAGATAAGTAGCATAGGTATAGCACTAGCAAACATAATGAGAAGTGATTTGAAGGCTACTTACAGGAAATATCTAGACGAGTCTATGGAACATTCTAAGGATGGTATGGATATAATGATTAATAATGGGTGGCTTGAACAGCCTCCACAAGCAATAAATCATGAAAATTTGGCGAAACTTTGA
- a CDS encoding DHA2 family efflux MFS transporter permease subunit, with the protein MIQKQIFSKARVDVKHPYLVMLGLYLGTFSGLFSETSLNIALPQLMDTFHISAGIAQWLVVGYMLVIGIVLPFTSLLMKCFPIRKLTVFALGAFIVGSLISGFAPDFRLLLAGRMIQGIGTGMVLPMMFSVILEVFPPNKIGSAMGVASLVCMFAPAIGPTLSGILLGMFSWRWIFFSFVIILAVAMIFAVIYMVNPYKLTKPKIDGISCLTSVIGFGGIVLGVSLVSEFGFSAPVILALIIGIIAIILYSKRQIQMETPVLDLKALMVPSFRTGSMLVMVNFSIVLSAMYLLPQYIQKGLSIPVAAAGLALLPGGLINAFVSYLSGQLYDKFGAKYLVKIGFFVSIVGTILLLFTSSNSSASYIIFCHIILMIGIPLAMAPSQTSGLNALPENLSRDGSTIINTIQQIVGAISTAIATCLLGIGQTSYFSNGGKNESEAFVNGSHYGFYFALVLSIIGFLISFRIKDTKTEKP; encoded by the coding sequence ATGATACAAAAACAGATATTTTCGAAGGCCAGAGTAGATGTAAAACATCCCTATCTGGTTATGTTAGGATTATATTTAGGTACATTTAGTGGTTTGTTCAGTGAAACATCCCTAAATATTGCACTTCCACAATTGATGGATACTTTTCATATCAGCGCGGGAATTGCCCAATGGCTGGTGGTTGGTTATATGCTTGTAATTGGAATCGTTCTGCCCTTTACCAGTTTACTGATGAAATGTTTTCCTATAAGAAAACTAACAGTTTTTGCTTTAGGAGCATTTATAGTTGGTTCCCTCATCAGCGGTTTTGCACCTGATTTTAGACTTCTTCTGGCCGGCCGTATGATTCAGGGAATTGGTACGGGAATGGTTCTTCCAATGATGTTTTCAGTGATTTTGGAGGTTTTTCCTCCAAATAAAATTGGTTCTGCTATGGGAGTAGCCTCTTTGGTGTGTATGTTTGCACCAGCAATTGGACCAACTCTTTCCGGAATCTTATTAGGAATGTTTTCTTGGCGCTGGATTTTCTTTTCCTTTGTTATTATATTAGCAGTTGCTATGATTTTTGCAGTAATCTATATGGTGAATCCTTATAAGCTAACCAAACCGAAAATTGACGGAATATCCTGCTTGACTTCTGTTATTGGTTTTGGGGGTATAGTGCTTGGCGTTAGTCTAGTCAGTGAATTTGGATTCTCTGCTCCAGTCATTCTGGCACTAATAATCGGTATCATTGCCATTATACTTTACTCAAAAAGGCAAATTCAGATGGAAACTCCAGTTCTTGATTTAAAAGCGTTGATGGTTCCAAGCTTCCGAACTGGATCAATGCTGGTAATGGTAAATTTCAGTATTGTATTATCGGCTATGTATTTGCTGCCGCAGTATATTCAGAAAGGGCTGTCGATTCCAGTAGCTGCGGCCGGTTTGGCTTTGCTTCCAGGAGGGCTGATCAATGCTTTTGTTTCCTATCTTTCCGGGCAACTTTATGACAAATTCGGAGCGAAATATCTTGTCAAAATTGGATTTTTTGTTTCCATTGTAGGCACAATTCTGTTGCTCTTTACATCATCCAACAGTTCTGCTTCTTACATAATTTTTTGCCATATTATTTTAATGATTGGTATTCCACTGGCAATGGCGCCGTCCCAGACCAGCGGACTGAATGCACTTCCGGAGAATTTGTCAAGGGATGGAAGTACCATTATAAATACAATACAGCAGATAGTCGGTGCTATCAGTACTGCAATTGCCACGTGCTTGCTTGGTATAGGGCAAACTTCGTATTTCTCCAATGGTGGTAAAAACGAATCAGAAGCATTTGTGAATGGTTCTCATTACGGATTTTATTTTGCTCTGGTGCTTTCTATAATTGGATTTCTTATTTCTTTTAGAATCAAAGATACAAAAACGGAAAAACCATAG
- a CDS encoding spore germination protein, protein MSCKRYDMDNTIENIKNMMGKQTELVIREVLIGNKNFLEAAIVYVNGLTDKNIIDRDILKSLMLNVNEDFGNMENIEDYIHKKYIAVSDTYVETDVNKAVDDIKRGKTILLIQGSCNFIVINTAGGTYRSIDEPENDTSLRGPREGFVENLDTNISILRRRIKDRSLATQKFVLGRRSQADLVIMYIDDIVDKQFLQIIKDKIKTIDIDSIQANSSIEQYIEEHPYSIFPQTIGSERPDVIEAALMEGKIAFLLSGTPYVTTYPSIFIEFFQTVEDYYGRTLQAWFTRVLRFIAVFIVISFPATYITFVKFNPELIPGEYIQSLILSAQGIVLTPFMSLLIMQLTIEFLREGGQRLPGKIGQTVSMVGGIIIGDAALEAKIVSPTTLLIAGITTVASFVISNYQMSVAIRALSYPMLILANWLGVLGIVIGWFSILAYLCSMENFGVPYFAFHKSDMKDIFIRSPIWKMNKRPEAIPHNDPTRQSDFRG, encoded by the coding sequence ATGTCGTGTAAAAGATATGATATGGATAATACCATCGAGAACATAAAAAATATGATGGGAAAACAAACTGAATTAGTAATAAGAGAAGTACTTATTGGAAATAAAAATTTTTTAGAGGCTGCAATTGTTTATGTGAATGGATTGACTGATAAAAATATAATAGACAGAGATATACTGAAGTCATTGATGCTAAATGTTAATGAGGACTTTGGGAACATGGAAAATATAGAAGACTACATACACAAAAAGTATATTGCAGTTAGCGATACTTATGTTGAAACAGATGTAAATAAAGCTGTAGATGACATTAAAAGAGGGAAAACTATATTATTAATTCAAGGTTCTTGTAATTTTATCGTAATAAATACTGCCGGTGGAACCTATAGGTCTATAGATGAACCAGAAAATGATACTTCCTTGAGGGGACCAAGGGAAGGTTTTGTAGAAAATTTAGATACAAATATAAGTATATTGCGGAGAAGAATAAAGGATAGAAGTTTAGCAACCCAGAAATTTGTATTGGGAAGAAGGTCACAGGCAGATCTTGTAATTATGTATATAGATGATATAGTTGATAAACAGTTTTTACAAATAATAAAGGATAAAATAAAGACTATAGATATAGATTCTATTCAGGCAAATAGTTCTATTGAGCAGTATATAGAAGAACACCCTTATAGTATTTTTCCACAGACTATTGGATCGGAGAGGCCAGATGTAATAGAGGCAGCTTTAATGGAAGGTAAAATAGCTTTTTTGCTATCAGGTACACCTTATGTTACAACCTATCCTTCTATATTCATAGAGTTTTTTCAAACTGTAGAAGATTATTATGGCAGAACTCTGCAGGCATGGTTTACAAGAGTGTTAAGATTTATAGCTGTTTTTATAGTAATAAGTTTTCCTGCAACTTATATAACCTTCGTTAAATTTAATCCTGAACTCATACCCGGTGAATATATTCAATCTCTTATATTATCTGCACAGGGTATAGTATTAACTCCATTTATGTCTTTATTAATTATGCAATTAACAATAGAATTTTTACGGGAAGGAGGACAGAGATTGCCAGGTAAAATAGGGCAGACTGTTAGTATGGTAGGAGGTATTATAATTGGTGATGCTGCTCTTGAGGCAAAAATCGTAAGTCCAACTACTTTGCTCATTGCAGGAATTACTACTGTTGCTTCTTTTGTAATATCTAATTACCAGATGTCTGTTGCAATAAGGGCTTTATCTTACCCTATGTTAATACTTGCAAATTGGCTTGGAGTTCTTGGAATAGTCATAGGATGGTTTTCTATATTAGCTTATCTATGTTCTATGGAAAATTTCGGAGTTCCCTATTTTGCTTTTCATAAAAGTGATATGAAAGATATATTTATAAGGTCACCTATATGGAAGATGAATAAAAGACCTGAAGCTATCCCACATAATGATCCCACACGACAAAGTGATTTTAGGGGGTAG
- a CDS encoding PepSY domain-containing protein yields MDMEDGFLVYEIHIRTTNGMTYEVTVDANTGEILEVDRQDD; encoded by the coding sequence ATGGACATGGAGGATGGTTTCTTGGTTTATGAGATTCACATTAGAACTACTAATGGAATGACATATGAAGTTACAGTAGATGCTAATACTGGAGAAATACTTGAAGTAGATAGACAGGATGATTAA
- a CDS encoding alpha/beta-type small acid-soluble spore protein, which produces MARNNNNLVVSEARAALYKFKMESAREAGVNLKDSYNGDLTAGEAGTVGGNMVKAYEQSLK; this is translated from the coding sequence ATGGCACGTAACAATAATAATTTAGTAGTATCAGAGGCTAGAGCAGCTCTATATAAGTTTAAGATGGAGTCGGCTAGAGAGGCTGGAGTAAACTTAAAGGATAGCTACAATGGAGATTTAACTGCCGGAGAAGCTGGAACAGTGGGCGGAAATATGGTTAAAGCTTACGAGCAAAGCCTGAAATAG
- the lepB gene encoding signal peptidase I, translated as MHNRTIFNMMKKYVLIILLVVGFAFLFHNYVFARVTVTGPSMQPTFNNKDVIFVEKISTKIGNINRGEIIIFDSNNENNDIYIKRVIGIAGDKINIKDGKVYLNGQILTESYLPQGTITKANSSTTEYVVPKGYIFVLGDNRGNSTDSRMLGLINIKDVKGHVILRVYPFENISTF; from the coding sequence TTGCATAATAGAACAATATTTAATATGATGAAAAAATACGTGTTAATCATTTTATTAGTTGTTGGATTTGCATTTTTATTTCATAACTATGTTTTTGCCAGAGTAACTGTGACAGGGCCATCTATGCAACCCACGTTTAATAATAAAGATGTGATATTCGTAGAGAAGATTAGCACGAAAATAGGAAATATAAATAGAGGGGAAATTATTATTTTTGATTCTAATAATGAAAATAATGATATCTATATAAAACGGGTAATAGGCATAGCTGGTGATAAAATTAATATAAAAGATGGAAAAGTCTATTTAAACGGGCAAATACTTACGGAAAGTTATCTTCCACAGGGTACTATTACTAAAGCCAATTCTTCTACTACAGAATATGTTGTGCCTAAAGGATATATTTTTGTGCTAGGAGATAATAGAGGGAATAGTACTGATAGCAGGATGCTTGGTTTGATAAATATAAAAGATGTAAAGGGGCATGTAATTTTAAGGGTATATCCTTTTGAAAATATTAGCACATTTTAG
- a CDS encoding AAA family ATPase: MDKIVCLVGESGSGKSTIAELLEKEEYNYIQSYTTRKPRFEGEKGHIFIGDANISYINEAISKNELISDVIAYTFFNGNHYWATKEQYQGKGISVYVIDPSGVKYLKEKVTDAETVVIYLKCDREVRLLRMLKERDPETVRDRLKNDKEVFKIIQCDYVVDSNRKVEEILEDVKSIIGGEIFSIE; the protein is encoded by the coding sequence TTGGATAAAATAGTTTGTTTAGTTGGGGAAAGTGGAAGTGGTAAATCTACTATAGCAGAGCTGCTTGAAAAGGAAGAATATAACTATATACAATCTTATACAACCAGAAAGCCGCGTTTTGAAGGTGAAAAAGGGCATATATTTATTGGAGATGCCAATATATCATATATCAATGAGGCTATTTCCAAAAATGAATTGATAAGTGATGTAATAGCTTATACTTTTTTTAACGGAAATCATTATTGGGCTACTAAAGAACAATATCAGGGGAAAGGAATAAGCGTTTATGTAATAGACCCATCTGGAGTCAAATATTTAAAAGAAAAGGTAACGGATGCTGAAACTGTAGTTATATATTTAAAATGTGACAGAGAAGTAAGGTTGTTAAGAATGTTAAAAGAAAGAGATCCTGAAACTGTAAGGGATAGATTGAAAAATGATAAAGAAGTTTTTAAAATAATTCAATGTGATTATGTAGTAGATTCTAATAGGAAAGTTGAAGAAATTTTAGAAGATGTAAAAAGTATTATTGGGGGAGAGATATTTAGTATTGAATAA
- a CDS encoding alpha/beta-type small acid-soluble spore protein, which produces MSRRNRILVPEARQGLEKLKIESAEELAKYNKNHDSKEQVFSIGGQMVKKMVESYEKKLK; this is translated from the coding sequence TTGTCCAGAAGAAATAGAATATTAGTACCAGAAGCCCGACAAGGCCTTGAAAAATTAAAAATTGAATCTGCAGAAGAATTAGCCAAATATAATAAAAATCATGATTCTAAAGAACAAGTTTTTTCTATAGGTGGTCAGATGGTTAAAAAAATGGTTGAAAGCTATGAGAAAAAATTAAAATAG
- a CDS encoding YnfA family protein, with amino-acid sequence MEIFKSIFYFVLTGVFEIGGGYFIWLWLRNGKSIWYGLAGAIFLVVYGVIPTLQPPSASFGRVYAAYGGIFIVLSILWGWQIDNVIPDKFDLIGGAIALIGVLVIMYYPRG; translated from the coding sequence ATAGAAATATTTAAATCAATATTTTATTTTGTATTAACAGGTGTATTTGAAATAGGGGGAGGATATTTTATATGGTTATGGTTAAGAAATGGTAAAAGTATATGGTATGGTTTAGCTGGAGCCATATTCTTAGTGGTTTATGGAGTAATACCAACGTTACAACCCCCAAGTGCTAGTTTTGGACGAGTATATGCAGCATACGGAGGAATATTTATTGTTCTTTCAATCCTATGGGGATGGCAAATAGATAACGTTATTCCAGATAAGTTTGACCTAATAGGAGGAGCTATTGCACTTATTGGTGTTTTAGTAATCATGTATTATCCTAGAGGATAG
- a CDS encoding TetR/AcrR family transcriptional regulator, which translates to MNNKTDSREKIIKAASKLFQIKGFNATGLNEILKESKSPKGSLYYYFPDGKEQLALEAINLASKSITERVETTLNKYSDPIKAIKYIINNIINDLEEKNKLQDISVSLIALETYSSNEHLREACKSVFTSLSYVYTKKLVQNGFSKQKAEELSMAIEIMIEGAITISVTRKDTIPLLTISNIIDVLLNQN; encoded by the coding sequence ATGAATAATAAAACCGATTCACGAGAAAAAATAATTAAAGCAGCTTCAAAACTTTTTCAAATTAAAGGATTTAATGCTACAGGCTTAAATGAAATATTAAAAGAAAGCAAATCGCCTAAAGGCTCTCTTTATTACTATTTTCCAGATGGTAAAGAACAATTAGCATTAGAAGCAATTAACCTGGCAAGCAAATCTATAACAGAAAGAGTGGAAACTACTCTGAATAAATATTCAGATCCCATTAAAGCCATAAAATATATAATAAATAATATAATAAATGATTTAGAAGAAAAAAATAAGCTTCAAGATATTTCTGTAAGTTTAATAGCTTTAGAGACATATTCCTCAAATGAACATTTGAGAGAAGCTTGTAAAAGTGTGTTTACATCACTAAGTTATGTGTATACTAAGAAATTGGTTCAAAATGGATTTTCAAAACAAAAAGCTGAAGAATTAAGTATGGCTATTGAGATAATGATTGAAGGAGCTATTACTATCTCTGTTACAAGAAAAGATACTATTCCACTTTTAACAATTAGTAATATTATAGATGTTTTGTTGAATCAAAATTAA
- a CDS encoding GerAB/ArcD/ProY family transporter, with protein sequence MNKTQNTFLTPSQFIFVLKSAIIGIELMHLPSNVIKIAKQDSWISCILGIIYPLYVVIIANYSCKKFPKDNILTLSKKCFGNFLGTILNIVFISFFLFVLTSSFSGYVNLFKVYSTPFLKSYQIILTTLIPIAYIAYKGIKPLGRLAEVGFHLTVGLIILPVAVFAYGSFSNLMPVFGSGLTNILKGSKETIFSMSGMEIIFLICPFLQDNKKLLKCGIWATAIIGFIYTWAIFATVYYLGIETPPKYLWPILTLVDSVHIPIINSFRFVFISLWSLVEFKCLATYYFAVSYGLNQLVKKVPAEAFVLILYPVIIAITMLYESPTKRIEYTYKLTVIYVIFTLTYISAVAILIHFKKGDSL encoded by the coding sequence ATGAATAAAACTCAGAATACTTTCTTAACCCCAAGTCAATTTATATTTGTACTAAAATCAGCCATTATAGGTATTGAACTTATGCATTTACCTAGCAATGTTATAAAAATTGCAAAACAGGACAGCTGGATTAGCTGCATACTAGGAATAATATATCCTTTATATGTAGTTATTATAGCAAATTATTCGTGTAAAAAGTTTCCCAAAGATAATATACTGACATTGAGTAAAAAATGTTTTGGAAACTTCTTGGGAACTATTTTAAATATTGTTTTTATATCTTTCTTTTTATTTGTGTTGACATCATCGTTTTCCGGATACGTCAATCTATTTAAGGTATATTCAACTCCTTTCCTTAAATCCTATCAGATTATTTTGACTACTTTAATTCCTATAGCCTACATTGCCTATAAGGGTATAAAGCCTTTGGGAAGATTAGCTGAAGTAGGTTTTCATTTGACTGTGGGATTAATTATTCTTCCTGTAGCTGTTTTTGCATATGGAAGTTTTTCGAATCTGATGCCTGTATTTGGTTCAGGATTAACTAATATACTAAAAGGTTCAAAAGAAACTATTTTTTCGATGTCTGGTATGGAAATTATATTTCTTATTTGTCCTTTTTTACAGGATAACAAAAAATTATTAAAATGTGGTATATGGGCTACTGCTATTATAGGATTTATTTATACATGGGCTATTTTTGCAACTGTTTATTACTTAGGCATTGAAACTCCTCCAAAGTATTTATGGCCTATCTTGACATTAGTCGATAGTGTACATATCCCTATTATAAATAGTTTTAGGTTTGTATTTATATCTTTATGGTCCCTGGTAGAATTTAAATGCCTAGCTACCTACTATTTTGCAGTTTCTTACGGTTTAAATCAATTAGTGAAAAAGGTACCTGCCGAGGCATTTGTTTTGATTCTATATCCTGTAATTATTGCTATAACTATGTTATATGAAAGCCCAACAAAAAGAATAGAGTATACGTATAAACTAACTGTTATTTATGTAATATTTACATTAACATATATTTCTGCGGTAGCAATTTTAATTCATTTTAAAAAGGGTGATTCTTTATAA